A stretch of Pseudorhodobacter turbinis DNA encodes these proteins:
- a CDS encoding ABC transporter ATP-binding protein, with product MTGLHAHNLRQMIDGRAVLDDVSLSVTPGEIVGLVGPNGAGKSTLVRAMLGQSRLAHGEVQLGGQDISTLSARERARHIAYVPQRAPDGFPVSVFDTCLLGRTPYMGSRPARKDIAIVEQVLDQLQLADLAFRTMDALSGGERQRVMLARALAQQTPLIVLDEPTSALDIGNQLFTLRLLADQVRDQGIGVLVAIHDLSLAARFATRVALLHRGKMLAEGAWRDTLTTQTIRQSYGVEAEFGQLRDAPIIAPFEVGAS from the coding sequence ATGACCGGATTACATGCCCATAATCTACGGCAGATGATCGATGGGCGGGCTGTGCTGGATGATGTTTCCCTGTCAGTAACGCCGGGCGAGATTGTCGGCCTTGTCGGCCCGAACGGCGCGGGGAAGTCCACATTGGTCCGGGCGATGCTGGGCCAGTCCCGCCTTGCACACGGCGAGGTGCAGTTAGGCGGGCAGGACATTAGCACACTATCCGCTCGCGAACGCGCTCGGCACATTGCATACGTGCCCCAGCGCGCGCCGGACGGATTTCCCGTCAGCGTTTTCGACACCTGTCTGCTGGGACGTACGCCTTACATGGGGTCAAGACCCGCTCGCAAAGACATCGCCATTGTCGAGCAGGTACTAGACCAGTTGCAGCTTGCCGATCTGGCCTTTCGCACCATGGATGCCCTAAGCGGGGGTGAAAGACAGCGCGTCATGCTGGCTAGGGCGTTGGCGCAGCAGACGCCACTTATCGTGCTGGACGAACCGACGAGCGCGCTGGATATCGGAAACCAGCTTTTCACTCTGCGGCTTCTGGCTGATCAGGTGCGCGACCAGGGCATTGGCGTACTGGTCGCGATCCATGACCTTTCACTTGCCGCACGGTTCGCAACGCGGGTTGCCCTTCTTCATCGCGGCAAGATGCTCGCCGAAGGCGCGTGGCGCGACACCCTAACGACACAGACCATTCGCCAATCTTACGGCGTAGAGGCCGAATTCGGACAACTGCGCGACGCCCCGATTATCGCTCCGTTCGAGGTGGGCGCATCATGA
- a CDS encoding FecCD family ABC transporter permease, translated as MTAPTSLDGALGARYLASGRRRAVIVALSFALLIVAAAAVTVQGINETSIGTLALVLIEKASFGQLDLVTDDQSARVLVYLRLPRVVMAIVAGAALSVSGVLMQAITRNPLVSPYTIGVSSAAGFGASIAIMFGVGLQSAGIYFVPLSAFAFALLCAVCVFSLAWWRGMGAQAMILTGIALMYLFSAMTAAVQFVATEEQLARVVHWTFGSLNGVQWDAVGLCAAVLIIVLPVMQAKAWQLNALTVAGDDVAQSLGMNVRRLRGTAILLSVVAAAAVISFVGVIGFVGLIGPHLARMIIGGDHRFLLPFSAICGAAMLLVADTVGRLAFSPTVLPVGIVVAFVGVPVFLHLIISRKRETFA; from the coding sequence ATGACCGCCCCCACCTCGCTGGATGGCGCCTTGGGCGCTAGGTATCTGGCTTCGGGTCGGCGTCGCGCAGTCATCGTGGCGTTGTCATTTGCCCTGCTGATTGTGGCTGCGGCGGCAGTCACTGTGCAGGGCATCAATGAAACAAGCATTGGCACGCTCGCGCTGGTGCTGATCGAGAAAGCCAGCTTTGGTCAGCTTGATCTGGTCACGGATGACCAATCAGCGCGCGTTCTTGTGTACTTGCGCCTGCCGCGGGTGGTTATGGCGATCGTAGCTGGCGCTGCTTTGTCAGTTTCGGGTGTTTTGATGCAGGCGATCACTCGCAACCCGCTGGTCAGCCCCTATACCATCGGCGTGTCTTCGGCGGCGGGGTTCGGCGCCTCTATCGCCATCATGTTTGGTGTTGGCCTGCAATCTGCGGGGATCTATTTTGTCCCGCTTTCTGCATTTGCCTTCGCCCTGCTTTGTGCGGTCTGTGTCTTTTCGCTGGCGTGGTGGCGCGGAATGGGCGCGCAGGCGATGATCTTGACGGGCATCGCGCTGATGTACCTATTCAGCGCCATGACAGCCGCCGTACAGTTCGTCGCGACCGAGGAACAGTTGGCGCGGGTCGTTCATTGGACGTTTGGCAGTCTGAACGGCGTGCAATGGGATGCGGTCGGGTTATGCGCGGCAGTGCTGATCATTGTGCTGCCGGTCATGCAGGCCAAGGCATGGCAACTGAACGCATTGACGGTGGCGGGCGATGATGTCGCGCAGTCGCTGGGGATGAACGTCCGGCGACTGCGCGGTACGGCTATCTTGTTGTCGGTCGTTGCAGCGGCAGCGGTCATCAGTTTTGTGGGGGTAATTGGCTTTGTTGGCCTGATCGGGCCGCACCTTGCCCGAATGATCATCGGGGGTGATCACCGCTTTTTGTTGCCATTCTCTGCAATTTGCGGCGCGGCGATGCTGCTTGTCGCCGATACTGTCGGGCGGTTGGCGTTCAGTCCAACGGTTCTGCCGGTAGGGATCGTTGTGGCCTTTGTTGGTGTGCCGGTCTTTCTGCATTTGATTATTTCACGCAAGCGGGAGACATTCGCATGA
- a CDS encoding ABC transporter substrate-binding protein, with protein sequence MFYKSILSTTCVLVACSSAVLSETIIDDVGRSVEVDLPIERAVIFNRYSVEFARAIGAIDQVVGTGASTYRDPDYWPQFTQANVVGQGQNDLNYEAIIAKNPDLVILPRNGVYEEAARQLEPFGIPVMVITAWDALKHVENVELMGRLFGHEEQAEELVDFYTGYKELLAERLEGVPTVPVYFEETRPLVTVTPGSGWHDMIAAGGGANVFGDIVIEDEAAARGNPNAFTIDPEEIVQRAPAVIVKLEPGSYTAIPEDQFSRTWQNLIGREEIKSTPAAKSDNVHVINYYLAGGSSKITGALQIAKWAHPDLFADIDPEEAMRQWIEDFQGLPYQPGMTYQSGF encoded by the coding sequence ATGTTCTACAAATCCATCCTGTCCACCACATGTGTGTTGGTGGCGTGCTCTTCGGCTGTCCTTTCTGAAACCATCATTGACGATGTTGGCCGTTCGGTAGAGGTTGACCTGCCCATCGAACGGGCGGTGATTTTTAACCGCTATTCAGTCGAATTTGCGCGTGCCATCGGTGCGATTGATCAGGTCGTCGGGACCGGTGCCAGCACCTATCGTGACCCGGATTATTGGCCCCAGTTCACCCAAGCCAACGTCGTGGGGCAAGGCCAAAACGACTTGAACTATGAAGCAATTATTGCCAAAAATCCAGATCTGGTGATCCTGCCCCGCAATGGCGTCTATGAAGAAGCCGCGCGGCAGCTGGAACCCTTTGGAATTCCCGTGATGGTCATTACCGCATGGGATGCACTGAAACACGTCGAAAACGTAGAGCTGATGGGCCGTTTGTTCGGGCATGAGGAACAGGCCGAAGAGTTGGTCGATTTTTACACCGGGTATAAAGAGCTGTTGGCAGAGCGGCTGGAGGGTGTGCCAACTGTGCCAGTTTATTTTGAAGAAACGCGCCCGCTGGTGACCGTCACACCGGGGTCCGGCTGGCATGACATGATTGCTGCGGGCGGAGGCGCGAATGTTTTTGGTGATATCGTGATCGAGGACGAAGCAGCCGCGCGTGGCAATCCCAACGCCTTTACGATTGACCCAGAGGAGATCGTGCAACGGGCGCCTGCTGTGATTGTTAAACTGGAGCCCGGTTCGTACACCGCAATCCCTGAGGATCAGTTTTCCCGCACTTGGCAAAATCTGATCGGGCGGGAAGAGATCAAGTCGACACCGGCCGCGAAATCGGACAACGTTCATGTCATCAATTACTATCTGGCGGGTGGATCCTCAAAAATCACCGGCGCACTTCAGATCGCCAAATGGGCGCATCCCGACCTATTTGCTGACATCGATCCCGAAGAGGCCATGCGCCAGTGGATCGAGGATTTCCAAGGTCTGCCATATCAGCCCGGCATGACATACCAGAGCGGTTTTTGA